From Sphingobacterium bambusae:
TTCCAAAGATGAAATCGTCGGACACAACTGCCGCTTTCTGCAGGGTAATGACAGAAGCCAAGACGTTAGAAAAGAAATTGCACGTGCCGTAGCAGAAGGCAGATCTTGTCAAGTAGATATTCGTAATTACAAAAAAGACGGCTCCCTGTTTTGGAATGAACTATCTATATCACCCGTGTATGGGATAAAGGGGGAAGTAACGCATTTTATAGGCATACAAAATGATATATCTCGACGCAAGAACGCCGAACATAATTTAAAACTGGAACGCGAAAATCTTGAACGCCGAGTAAAAGAGCGAACCAGAGAGTTACAGGAGCACGAACAATTCTTAAAGGGAATAGTAGAAACCATCAGAGAAAGTTTACTTGTCCTAGACCCCAACTTGAACATCGTACTGGTAAACAAGCATTTCGAAAAATTCTTCAAGGTTAATGCCAACGAGCTGCTCGATAAAAAATTGACAGACGTATTGGAGGGCTCTTGGAATATTCCAGAACTTATAGATCTTCTAAAAAATGTACTCCCAACCAATAACCCCTTTGAAGATTTTGTTGTGGTGCACGATTTTCCATACATCGGTCAGCGCAGGCTTATTTTAAATGCTTCGCAGATATCCGTTGGCGGCAGCTTTCAGGATTGGATACTGCTCGCTATGGAAGACATTACCGAACGGCATGTGATTGAGAAAAAGAAAGATGACTTTATAGCCATTGCTAGCCATGAGATGAAAACGCCCCTCACCGTTGTAAAAGGAAACTTACAACTTTTAGAAAGGATGATCAGCAAAGGTATAACGGATGGATATCAGTCCCGTCTTCGCCAGTCTATGGATTCTCTTGACAACCTCTCCACATTGATAAATAATCTCTTAGACACCTCTATCCTATCATCTGGACTAAATAAGCGAAAATCCGAGCTACTAACGCTCGCTGAGATCGTCAAGTTTCCCTTGGATCAAGTATCCGCTGTCTACCCAAGCCATGACTTCGCAGTAAGCGGTGAGCTAGAACTGCGTATACTCGGCGATAAGGATCAATTAATACAGGTACTCACCAACCTGCTGACCAATGCCGCCAAATATTCCAAAGATTCAAAAGCGATAAAACTGCACGTTGGTCGGGTTGGTAATTTTGCAAAGATTTCAGTTACCGACAACGGGATAGGTATAGCTAAAGATAACCACAAGCGAATTTTCGATCGATTTTACCGTGTATCGGCAAACGACAATGCATTCTCTGGAACTGGTATCGGCCTTTATATCTCTCAGCAAATTGTTGCTGATCACGGCGGTACGATTTGGGTTGAAAGTGAGATAGGAAAAGGTGCTATGTTCAGTTTCACCGTACCCCTATCAATGTAGCTCGGATATTAGAAATATTTCGATGGAAGCAAGCAATCATCAAGAGTTTATGCGAAAGGCCATTGCCCTTTCCAAGCAAAACCTTACTACCTTACAAGGCGGGCCATTCGGCTGCGTTATTGTAAAGGACGGCAAAATCTTAAGCGCAGCAGCTAATTCTGTCACTGCTGACTGCGATCCAACGGCTCATGCTGAAGTCAATGCGATCAGGCAGGCTGCTAAAGAACTAGGTAAGCCCGATTTGAGCGGTTGTATCTTGTATAGCAGCGCTGAGCCTTGCCCAATGTGCCTCAGTGCTATCTATTGGGCCAACATCGCCAAAGTATACTACGGAAATAGCGCAGAAGACGTCCAATGGGCAGGATTCGGCGATCAATTCCTTGCCGATGAGCTACAAAAACCACCTCGTCAACGAAGAATACAATTGGAGCGTATCTGTGCAAGCGAGGCCATAAAGGTTTTTGAGCTGTGGCGTGGCGCTTCAGGCAAAACAGCGGAGAACCTCAA
This genomic window contains:
- a CDS encoding PAS domain-containing sensor histidine kinase, with translation MPEYDDALSKIFSSALDASVDGVVITDNAQPDNPIIYCNKAFCDITGYSKDEIVGHNCRFLQGNDRSQDVRKEIARAVAEGRSCQVDIRNYKKDGSLFWNELSISPVYGIKGEVTHFIGIQNDISRRKNAEHNLKLERENLERRVKERTRELQEHEQFLKGIVETIRESLLVLDPNLNIVLVNKHFEKFFKVNANELLDKKLTDVLEGSWNIPELIDLLKNVLPTNNPFEDFVVVHDFPYIGQRRLILNASQISVGGSFQDWILLAMEDITERHVIEKKKDDFIAIASHEMKTPLTVVKGNLQLLERMISKGITDGYQSRLRQSMDSLDNLSTLINNLLDTSILSSGLNKRKSELLTLAEIVKFPLDQVSAVYPSHDFAVSGELELRILGDKDQLIQVLTNLLTNAAKYSKDSKAIKLHVGRVGNFAKISVTDNGIGIAKDNHKRIFDRFYRVSANDNAFSGTGIGLYISQQIVADHGGTIWVESEIGKGAMFSFTVPLSM
- a CDS encoding nucleoside deaminase — its product is MEASNHQEFMRKAIALSKQNLTTLQGGPFGCVIVKDGKILSAAANSVTADCDPTAHAEVNAIRQAAKELGKPDLSGCILYSSAEPCPMCLSAIYWANIAKVYYGNSAEDVQWAGFGDQFLADELQKPPRQRRIQLERICASEAIKVFELWRGASGKTAENLKDGSL